The following DNA comes from Chryseobacterium gallinarum.
TACATGCGGGTCCAGGTACGGGCACAGATCAGCAAACGTACGGAAGTTGTCGTTTTGGCTAATCTTGCAGATTTTAAAAATGACCCTAAAAGCAGGGTTCTTGAAAATGCTTACCTGAAATATACTTTCAGTCCCAAACTGGCACTGACGGCAGGACAGTTCAGGCCGTGGTTTGGTATTGAGGAAACATATCCTATCGACATCATTAAATCTTTAGACTGGTCTAATCAGTATACGGAATTCGGGAAACTGGGCTGGACAAGTTTTCAGATCGGAATGTCTGCGACTGGACAGCTTCAGCTGGGTGAAATTCCTTTTCAATATGCGGTTTCTGTAGTCAACGGAAACGGAAAAAATCAGATTAATGATAATGACAATGGAAAGCAATACTCCACAAGACTGGTTTTCGGTTTATCTAAGAAATATAATTTTAATGTCGGATTAAATGGAGGTATTGGCGAGGTTTTCAGTAAAAAGGTATATGCTCTGGGAATTGATCTAAGCTCATTGGTCAGATTTGATCCAAGATGGAGTCTGGATATGCAGCTGGAAGCCAAACAGGCTACTAATCATGTCCTGTACAATTCCATTGCTCCGGAGCTACGTCCTGATAATCCTGATCAGTATCTGATCCGGGGAGTTTATTTCCTTCCAAATATCAGGTATGAGATCAATCACAAAAACCTCAGCGCTTTCGAACTGTCTTGCCGGTATGAATACCTGGATACCAATTTCAGAATGAATTCAAATCCAAGGCAAACCATTACTCCCATGTTCGGACTGGAATTCCTGAAAAATTATGGGGCAAGAATTCAGCTGGGAGTGCAGTTTGACCGTTACAAACATCAGGTAGAAAACACATCACAATACAACAACAATCTATTCATCGTCCAGGTGCAAAGTAGATTTTAACCGATAAACAGTTACTATCATGAAAGAAATTAATATCAAAAACGTTGCGATTACATTTGTCGTTGCATTAATCATCTGGTTCATTCCTGCACCGGAAGGAGTTGCCCAGAATGCATGGCACCTGTTCGCCATCTTTGCAGCAACCATTCTAGGAATTATTTTAAAGGCAGCTCCCATGGGCACCATGTGTATGATGGCCATAGGATTTACGGCGCTTACACAGGTTGTGGCTCCCGGAGATGCCGGAAAATCAATCACCAAAGCACTTTCCGGATTTGGAGATAAGGTGATCTGGTTGATCGGAATTTCATTCTTTATTGCCAGAGGATTTATTAAAACAGGATTAGGAAACCGCATTGCCTTTTTATTTATCAGGGTTTTCGGAAAAAGTTCATTGGGATTAGCC
Coding sequences within:
- a CDS encoding porin — encoded protein: MAFFSFKKKSLILCILICWLSAHAQIQDSMQIKPQPPEDNIKYPQLQIKGLFQARYLVGMSKDVDVNGLHHSDGSGTDNNFMLKYMRVQVRAQISKRTEVVVLANLADFKNDPKSRVLENAYLKYTFSPKLALTAGQFRPWFGIEETYPIDIIKSLDWSNQYTEFGKLGWTSFQIGMSATGQLQLGEIPFQYAVSVVNGNGKNQINDNDNGKQYSTRLVFGLSKKYNFNVGLNGGIGEVFSKKVYALGIDLSSLVRFDPRWSLDMQLEAKQATNHVLYNSIAPELRPDNPDQYLIRGVYFLPNIRYEINHKNLSAFELSCRYEYLDTNFRMNSNPRQTITPMFGLEFLKNYGARIQLGVQFDRYKHQVENTSQYNNNLFIVQVQSRF